One genomic region from Nocardia vinacea encodes:
- a CDS encoding gluconate:H+ symporter, giving the protein MGTTVDWLRTTTPGLLVLCGLAIAVLLFTIIKVKLEPFIALLLTGLGLALAAGLPVAKIVGTAIKPGDSLLETGFGGILGHIAVIIGLGTVLGAILERSGGADVLTGKLLSIFGEKGAPVAMGLLGLIFGIPVFFDIGIFVLAPLIYVAAKRGGRSLVLYAMPMLAGLSMTHAFLPPHPGPVALGGLLGVSLGWLIIMGFVCGIPGFIAAGIVWGTYIGKRVQVEVPAEFLVRPEAEPAAKGEGPGTATDPEAVRTETRPPAVGLIGGIIAIPLVLILGATFGSQWLDKDSQLLQVLTFLGTPAVALLIAVLVAFYLLGVRRGSSVQELSTLTAESLKPVGMLLLVVGAGAFFGKVISATGIGTALADTMSAAGLPVIVLAYIISCGLRIAQGSATVAIVTTGGIVAPLVTGHGYSQMAISLIAMAIAAGSIILSHVNDGGFWIISKYFNLTVKQTLQTWTVLETVLSVVSFAVAAVLFAIVS; this is encoded by the coding sequence ATGGGCACCACTGTCGACTGGCTGCGCACCACCACACCCGGATTGCTGGTGCTGTGCGGTCTCGCGATTGCCGTACTGCTGTTCACCATTATCAAGGTCAAGCTGGAGCCGTTCATCGCGCTGCTGCTCACCGGGCTCGGGCTGGCGCTCGCCGCCGGACTACCGGTGGCGAAGATTGTCGGTACGGCGATCAAGCCCGGTGATTCGCTGCTGGAGACCGGTTTCGGCGGCATCCTCGGGCATATCGCGGTGATCATCGGCCTCGGCACGGTGCTCGGCGCGATTCTCGAACGTTCCGGTGGGGCGGACGTTTTGACCGGCAAGCTGCTGAGCATCTTCGGCGAGAAGGGCGCACCGGTCGCCATGGGTCTGCTCGGGCTCATCTTCGGCATCCCGGTCTTCTTCGATATCGGCATCTTCGTGCTCGCACCGCTGATCTATGTGGCCGCCAAGCGCGGTGGGCGATCGCTGGTGCTGTATGCGATGCCGATGCTGGCCGGTCTGTCCATGACCCACGCGTTTCTGCCGCCGCATCCAGGTCCGGTGGCGCTGGGTGGTCTGCTCGGGGTGAGCCTGGGGTGGCTGATCATCATGGGATTCGTTTGCGGCATACCGGGTTTCATCGCCGCAGGCATCGTGTGGGGCACCTACATCGGCAAGCGGGTACAGGTCGAGGTGCCCGCCGAGTTCTTGGTCCGGCCGGAGGCGGAGCCTGCGGCGAAGGGCGAAGGTCCGGGCACCGCAACGGATCCGGAGGCCGTACGCACCGAGACTCGCCCGCCCGCGGTCGGGCTCATCGGCGGCATTATCGCGATTCCGCTGGTGCTCATCCTCGGTGCGACCTTCGGCAGCCAATGGCTGGACAAGGATTCGCAACTGCTGCAGGTGCTCACCTTCCTCGGCACACCGGCCGTGGCGCTGCTGATCGCGGTGCTCGTCGCCTTCTATCTGCTCGGAGTGCGGCGCGGTTCCAGTGTGCAGGAACTCAGTACGCTCACCGCGGAATCGCTGAAGCCGGTCGGCATGCTGTTGCTGGTGGTCGGTGCGGGTGCGTTCTTCGGAAAGGTCATCTCCGCCACCGGAATCGGCACCGCACTCGCCGACACCATGTCGGCCGCCGGACTGCCGGTGATCGTGCTCGCCTACATCATCAGCTGCGGCCTGCGCATCGCACAGGGCTCGGCCACCGTCGCCATTGTGACCACTGGCGGCATCGTCGCGCCGCTGGTCACCGGACACGGCTATTCGCAGATGGCTATCTCCCTCATCGCCATGGCGATCGCGGCGGGCTCGATCATCCTCAGCCATGTCAACGACGGTGGCTTCTGGATCATCTCGAAGTACTTCAACCTGACGGTAAAGCAGACACTGCAAACCTGGACGGTGCTCGAAACTGTGCTCTCGGTGGTGAGTTTCGCGGTCGCGGCGGTGCTGTTCGCGATTGTCAGCTGA